One window from the genome of Paramisgurnus dabryanus chromosome 22, PD_genome_1.1, whole genome shotgun sequence encodes:
- the skida1 gene encoding SKI/DACH domain-containing protein 1 has product MKKMEDLESGFEEMQGVKLGYLVIKGKQMFALSQVFTDLLKNIPRTTVHKRMDHLNVKKHHCDLEELRKLKAINSIAFHAAKCTLISREDVEALYFSCKTERVLKSNKRREKTKNSEKLCEDKNHTAAKSDFWREKVWLSLHSVPQTFSFKKKAVRQETAPRPHSNLPQVYSKSFVRDFPPVTKSASKPFKNYETAQIHENCVAFNQKHAFIRHVVNRQPLLYQSAIAAQSKHQGNADLLYKRKRKRENSARQFWSRSRRSCPVLVVPKCCKPNGSLTQFHHLEHGLYVDPRHTGHFQESCSSDTDASSISERINNDSDFGSSFSTSSNSGTSDEEEDDSLSDSSDVSSDDESSSQSDSSSVSSQVSVQSIRFRRARFSSLNTKAPLVLQPTFHYRPNLQHISTNQGGTTILDCQRGDKTQKPDFKDSRKDSDGANVQKFCPVVACFPDVRENRVSERVSHLEFSSDPKTSDSSRIKENGLTPIANGNKAFPQQRIPNKCPQALVSHCAPDKGITVCRSSDSKLSLAANAKREAKTSLKLPSPLKSIKAETEEPVSTSGSNNEGNAATKTPPFLLSNVKIKVEDTFDEYEYVNQCKDNDADGKTIRNYFKESDHCKDTIKTTESSVQKHPAYNEESRSTLNTPCSDEGDCKIVAKGRRNFRTMLLVRKSERTSSRSSAKVDRSPRLAGKFGGSNEECAGASKRKRTSTNVASLKKPFSFMANFPSPPSLVIGSDGDLSPAYSLNSFQSNQLPHRSHPVWRWQLGHSVVPPPPSHKFRKASVIP; this is encoded by the coding sequence TTCCATGCAGCAAAATGTACACTGATTTCAAGGGAGGACGTTGAAGCACTGTATTTTTCATGTAAAACCGAGCGCGTCCTGAAATcaaacaaaagaagagaaaagacaaaaaattcCGAGAAATTGTGCGAAGACAAAAACCACACCGCTGCCAAAAGTGACTTTTGGAGAGAGAAAGTTTGGTTAAGTTTGCATAGCGTCCCACAGACCTTCTCATTcaaaaagaaagctgttcgacAAGAGACTGCCCCTCGCCCTCACTCAAATCTACCTCAAGTTTACAGTAAGTCTTTCGTCCGTGACTTTCCACCGGTCACAAAGTCGGCATCCAAACCCTTTAAAAACTATGAAACTGCACAAATACACGAAAACTGTGTGGCTTTTAATCAGAAACACGCGTTTATTCGGCACGTCGTGAACCGGCAGCCGCTGCTCTACCAGTCCGCCATTGCAGCGCAGTCAAAGCACCAAGGCAACGCAGACCTACTTTACAAAAGGAAGAGGAAGCGCGAGAACAGCGCGAGGCAGTTTTGGTCGAGGAGCAGACGCAGCTGCCCGGTTTTGGTCGTCCCCAAGTGCTGTAAACCAAACGGATCTTTAACCCAGTTTCACCACCTCGAGCATGGATTGTACGTCGACCCTCGGCATACTGGACATTTTCAGGAAAGCTGCAGCAGTGATACGGACGCGAGTTCCATTTCAGAACGGATAAACAACGACTCGGATTTTGGATCGAGTTTCTCCACAAGCAGCAACTCCGGTACATCAGACGAAGAGGAGGATGACTCCCTCTCGGATTCTTCAGATGTCAGTAGCGATGACGAGAGCTCATCGCAGTCTGACTCGAGCTCTGTGTCCAGTCAAGTTTCTGTGCAGAGTATTCGGTTCAGGCGTGCACGGTTCTCAAGCCTCAACACAAAAGCACCGCTAGTCTTACAGCCTACTTTTCACTACAGGCCTAATTTACAACACATATCTACAAACCAAGGAGGAACGACTATTCTGGATTGTCAACGAGGTGACAAAACACAAAAACCGGACTTCAAGGATAGCCGCAAGGATAGTGACGGTGCAAATGTCCAAAAGTTCTGCCCGGTGGTGGCCTGTTTCCCCGATGTGAGAGAAAACAGGGTTTCTGAACGAGTGTCACACCTTGAGTTTTCAAGCGATCCAAAGACATCAGACTCTAGCAGAATTAAAGAAAATGGCCTTACACCTATTGCAAATGGAAATAAGGCGTTTCCCCAACAAAGAATACCAAACAAATGCCCCCAAGCCTTGGTATCACACTGTGCTCCGGACAAAGGGATAACGGTTTGTAGGTCTTCTGACAGCAAACTTTCATTAGCAGCAAATGCCAAGAGAGAAGCAAAAACTTCCCTCAAACTGCCCTCACCTCTAAAATCTATCAAAGCAGAGACAGAGGAGCCCGTCTCGACCTCAGGTTCAAACAATGAGGGAAACGCGGCGACAAAAACGCCACCTTTCTTACTTAGTAATGTGAAAATTAAAGTTGAGGATACCTTTGACGAATACGAATATGTAAATCAATGCAAGGATAACGATGCTGACGGCAAGACCATCAGAAACTATTTTAAGGAAAGCGACCACTGCAAAGACACGATTAAAACCACAGAAAGCTCTGTTCAAAAACATCCGGCCTATAACGAGGAATCAAGAAGCACTTTAAACACTCCTTGTTCCGACGAAGGAGATTGTAAAATTGTAGCAAAGGGCAGAAGAAACTTTAGAACAATGCTTCTGGTTAGAAAAAGCGAAAGGACATCATCTAGATCAAGTGCAAAAGTTGACAGGAGCCCCCGTCTTGCAGGAAAATTTGGGGGGTCAAATGAAGAATGTGCTGGCGCGAGCAAGCGGAAGCGAACGAGCACCAATGTAGCATCTCTGAAAAAGCCCTTCAGTTTCATGGCGAATTTTCCCTCTCCGCCGTCACTCGTTATTGGCAGCGATGGAGATCTGAGTCCCGCTTATTCCTTGAACTCTTTTCAAAGTAACCAGCTGCCTCATCGTTCTCACCCGGTGTGGAGATGGCAGCTTGGTCATTCAGTTGTTCCTCCCCCTCCCAGCCACAAATTTAGAAAAGCCTCTGTTATCCCTTGA